The following proteins are encoded in a genomic region of Acipenser ruthenus chromosome 4, fAciRut3.2 maternal haplotype, whole genome shotgun sequence:
- the LOC117400016 gene encoding ganglioside-induced differentiation-associated protein 1-like isoform X1, whose protein sequence is MNRETTITQMHFCPSHSKLTRKMASSSSKVSLDEDKTTDMEPISEKQDEEFPLIKVAPKKDGKLILYHWTQSFSSQKVRLAIAEKGLKCEEYDVSLPLSEHNEPWFMRLNPAGEVPVLIHGDTIICDATQIIDHLELSFVDENTPKLIPEEGSMYYPRVQHYRELLDSLPMDAYTHGCILHPEITVDSQIPAYATTRIHSQIENTESELKKLAHKHPELQEAYVAKQRRLKSKLLDHDNMKYVKKILDELEKVLDQVETELQRRNEETPEEGNQPWLCGHFFSVADVSLAVTLHRMKFLGLSRRYWGNGDRQNVETYYERVLKRKTFRRVLGNVNNILISAVLPTAFRVAKKRAPSFLGTTLVAGILGGMSYFAFLYIKKRLISAG, encoded by the exons ATGAACAGAGAAACTACAATTACACAGATGCACTTTTGCCCCTCCCACAGTAAATTGACAAGGAAAATGGCGTCGTCAAGCAGCAAGGTGTCACTAGATGAAGATAAAACAACAGATATGGAACCGATTTCGGAAAAGCAAGACGAAGAATTTCCATTGATCAAAGTTGCACCAAAAAAGGACGGCAAACTCATTCTTTATCACTGGACCCAGTCCTTCAGTTCGCAGAAG GTCCGCCTGGCAATTGCAGAAAAAGGTCTGAAGTGTGAGGAGTATGATGTAAGCCTGCCTCTCAGTGAACACAATGAGCCCTGGTTCATGCGATTAAACCCCGCTGGAGAAGTGCCTGTGCTAATCCATGGAGACACTATAATCTGTGATGCCACTCAGATCATTGACCACTTGGAACTGTCATTTGTAGATG AAAATACACCCAAGCTGATACCAGAGGAAGGAAGTATGTATTATCCAAGAGTCCAACATTATCGAGAGCTGTTGGACTCTCTGCCAATGGATGCTTATACCCATGGTTGTATTTTACACCCAGAGATAACAGTTGATTCTCAGATACCTGCATATGCAACAACAAGAATTCACA GTCAGATAGAAAATACTGAATCTGAACTCAAGAAGCTTGCCCACAAACACCCAGAGCTGCAGGAAGCATATGTGGCAAAACAGAGACGCCTCAAA TCAAAATTGCTGGACCATGACAATATGAAGTATGTGAAGAAAATTCTCGATGAGCTGGAAAAAGTCCTTGACCAGGTAGAGACTGAACTTCAGAGAAGGAATGAAGAAACACCAG AGGAAGGGAACCAGCCTTGGCTCTGTGGTCATTTCTTCAGTGTCGCTGACGTGTCACTAGCGGTTACGCTGCACCGAATGAAGTTCTTGGGTCTGTCGAGAAGATACTGGGGAAATGGAGACCGACAAAATGTGGAAACATACTATGAGCGGGTCCTAAAAAGGAAGACCTTCAGGAGGgtattggggaatgtaaacaataTCCTCATATCTGCGGTTTTGCCAACAGCTTTCCGCGTGGCTAAGAAGAGAGCCCCCTCTTTTCTGGGAACCACCTTAGTGGCGGGTATTTTAGGAGGAATGAGTTACTTTGCTTTcttgtacattaaaaaaaggcTAATTAGTGCTGGTTGA
- the LOC117400016 gene encoding ganglioside-induced differentiation-associated protein 1-like isoform X3 codes for MYYPRVQHYRELLDSLPMDAYTHGCILHPEITVDSQIPAYATTRIHSQIENTESELKKLAHKHPELQEAYVAKQRRLKSKLLDHDNMKYVKKILDELEKVLDQVETELQRRNEETPEEGNQPWLCGHFFSVADVSLAVTLHRMKFLGLSRRYWGNGDRQNVETYYERVLKRKTFRRVLGNVNNILISAVLPTAFRVAKKRAPSFLGTTLVAGILGGMSYFAFLYIKKRLISAG; via the exons ATGTATTATCCAAGAGTCCAACATTATCGAGAGCTGTTGGACTCTCTGCCAATGGATGCTTATACCCATGGTTGTATTTTACACCCAGAGATAACAGTTGATTCTCAGATACCTGCATATGCAACAACAAGAATTCACA GTCAGATAGAAAATACTGAATCTGAACTCAAGAAGCTTGCCCACAAACACCCAGAGCTGCAGGAAGCATATGTGGCAAAACAGAGACGCCTCAAA TCAAAATTGCTGGACCATGACAATATGAAGTATGTGAAGAAAATTCTCGATGAGCTGGAAAAAGTCCTTGACCAGGTAGAGACTGAACTTCAGAGAAGGAATGAAGAAACACCAG AGGAAGGGAACCAGCCTTGGCTCTGTGGTCATTTCTTCAGTGTCGCTGACGTGTCACTAGCGGTTACGCTGCACCGAATGAAGTTCTTGGGTCTGTCGAGAAGATACTGGGGAAATGGAGACCGACAAAATGTGGAAACATACTATGAGCGGGTCCTAAAAAGGAAGACCTTCAGGAGGgtattggggaatgtaaacaataTCCTCATATCTGCGGTTTTGCCAACAGCTTTCCGCGTGGCTAAGAAGAGAGCCCCCTCTTTTCTGGGAACCACCTTAGTGGCGGGTATTTTAGGAGGAATGAGTTACTTTGCTTTcttgtacattaaaaaaaggcTAATTAGTGCTGGTTGA
- the LOC117400016 gene encoding ganglioside-induced differentiation-associated protein 1-like isoform X2, with the protein MFCISRNGDSIEENTPKLIPEEGSMYYPRVQHYRELLDSLPMDAYTHGCILHPEITVDSQIPAYATTRIHSQIENTESELKKLAHKHPELQEAYVAKQRRLKSKLLDHDNMKYVKKILDELEKVLDQVETELQRRNEETPEEGNQPWLCGHFFSVADVSLAVTLHRMKFLGLSRRYWGNGDRQNVETYYERVLKRKTFRRVLGNVNNILISAVLPTAFRVAKKRAPSFLGTTLVAGILGGMSYFAFLYIKKRLISAG; encoded by the exons ATG TTCTGCATATCCAGAAATGGAGACAGTATAGAAG AAAATACACCCAAGCTGATACCAGAGGAAGGAAGTATGTATTATCCAAGAGTCCAACATTATCGAGAGCTGTTGGACTCTCTGCCAATGGATGCTTATACCCATGGTTGTATTTTACACCCAGAGATAACAGTTGATTCTCAGATACCTGCATATGCAACAACAAGAATTCACA GTCAGATAGAAAATACTGAATCTGAACTCAAGAAGCTTGCCCACAAACACCCAGAGCTGCAGGAAGCATATGTGGCAAAACAGAGACGCCTCAAA TCAAAATTGCTGGACCATGACAATATGAAGTATGTGAAGAAAATTCTCGATGAGCTGGAAAAAGTCCTTGACCAGGTAGAGACTGAACTTCAGAGAAGGAATGAAGAAACACCAG AGGAAGGGAACCAGCCTTGGCTCTGTGGTCATTTCTTCAGTGTCGCTGACGTGTCACTAGCGGTTACGCTGCACCGAATGAAGTTCTTGGGTCTGTCGAGAAGATACTGGGGAAATGGAGACCGACAAAATGTGGAAACATACTATGAGCGGGTCCTAAAAAGGAAGACCTTCAGGAGGgtattggggaatgtaaacaataTCCTCATATCTGCGGTTTTGCCAACAGCTTTCCGCGTGGCTAAGAAGAGAGCCCCCTCTTTTCTGGGAACCACCTTAGTGGCGGGTATTTTAGGAGGAATGAGTTACTTTGCTTTcttgtacattaaaaaaaggcTAATTAGTGCTGGTTGA